In bacterium, a single genomic region encodes these proteins:
- a CDS encoding CerR family C-terminal domain-containing protein yields MDRNRKGHNKTREELLAAASQVFAENGYRNATIAEICRRAGANVAAVNYHFGNKENLYVETWRHSFHQSITRFPPDGGVSSGAPPEERFRGVVTSLLARIADRDNMEFLIVQKELANPTGLLVEVMRKALEPLRQNLLILIRDLVGPLVPDMQVRFCAASVISQCIGPIARLNRPAGREDKDIPLRIENIEAYARHVIAFSLAGMKAIRAETESNRVVS; encoded by the coding sequence ATGGATCGCAATAGGAAAGGCCACAACAAAACACGCGAGGAACTGCTCGCCGCAGCCAGCCAGGTGTTTGCGGAAAACGGCTACCGGAATGCCACGATTGCCGAAATCTGCCGGCGAGCGGGAGCGAATGTCGCGGCGGTGAATTACCATTTCGGGAACAAGGAAAACCTGTATGTCGAAACGTGGCGGCACAGTTTCCATCAATCCATCACGCGCTTTCCCCCCGATGGGGGTGTGAGCTCCGGGGCGCCGCCCGAGGAGCGGTTCCGGGGGGTGGTCACCTCCCTTCTGGCCCGCATTGCCGACCGGGACAACATGGAGTTTCTGATCGTGCAGAAAGAGCTGGCCAACCCCACCGGACTGCTGGTTGAGGTGATGAGGAAAGCCCTCGAGCCGCTGCGGCAGAATCTGCTGATCCTGATCCGCGATCTGGTCGGCCCGCTGGTGCCCGATATGCAGGTCCGGTTCTGCGCGGCCAGCGTGATCAGTCAGTGCATCGGTCCGATCGCCAGACTGAACCGGCCCGCAGGCAGAGAAGACAAGGATATCCCCTTGCGGATAGAAAATATTGAAGCCTATGCCAGGCACGTGATAGCGTTCTCGCTGGCCGGTATGAAGGCGATCCGGGCTGAAACCGAATCGAACCGGGTGGTGTCATAG